ttttttgactgacagcaaacacacaatgcCTTTGTTGGGGGGACGCTGCCTGCAGAGTTTTAGATGTTGGGATAAATTGTCTCTGTAcagtgtatattttttatatacacgCTAATATATATCCTGCGGTCTTCAAATGACCACATAAGTCGCAATACGCTGCCGCTGCCGACAGCTCATTaacccaaaaatatttaaaaccaatttttttgaaagtttttgtATTGCATTGCAATTATtcagccccagtgtgtaatttttgttattttctggcGTCTGGTGATAAGGTTGCAAAGgacaaccaactgagcacccgaaaggggacactttatggtggcgcaccgctgatttcCGCAACAACCGTGctcaacacgacgtagaaacatggagactcacacggaggtggggtccacctcatggagcTATATTTAACTTATATGAACacgtagttatggacaatatattcaatttctgtgaataagttcttctaaatattacacactgtagctttaaaattaACTGATCAATTATTGTAACTGACAAGCATGTAGTGAGGTGTCCGTCTACTACATACTAACTCGTAGTTATTTCTCTTCCACCATTAAGTCCTGATACTGAACCTAAATACCAAAACAAGTTGTTTGGCAGTGCCCTCACTTGCAGGTTCTCTGGTCGACGTCGGGCAACTAAAAACCCAATAAAGGCCGTAGTCGTGGCTACGAAACACATCAACCCACAGTCTCCAGCATCAGATCCAGATACCGAGACACCGACGGACCGCGGCGACGCCAACAAAGCGCCGAGCGCCTCACCTGCAGCCCCTCGATGGCCAGCCGCAGCATGCTGGGGGTGAGTTTGGACGCCTGCTTGAAGGTGAAGTTGCTCCAGtcgatgatgaggatgaagccGTTGACCTGCAGCTCCGGGTCCTCGATCATGGATTCCAGCGACAGCAGGATGGCCCGCAGGATGTCCACGAACGTGTACCTGGGGGAAAATGAAGACGTCAAATCGTTTTCACTTCGTCGAGGCGCGAGTAGTTCTTCAGTGTGCGGTTTGTAAAACCAGGGGACACGTGTGAAAGTCCACGGCCTGAGGCAAAGTCTTGAAGTTGCTGGTTTTTGTCTCACCGACACTCCAagaccaaaaacaaatatagacAAATGAAAGTATTGAACGACGTGATGGATAAAGAATGCATTGATCATGAAAAAATGGTTCTGTTCCATGGACCAACTCTTCAGTTCAGCTCTATAAACAACATTATTGGTTTTTCTTGGTACTTTTCAAAGTTTGAAATTGAGTTTTGGTCAGTTCGACGAATGTTTGTCAGAAGAAATTCACCCGTTGACTCCAATCAAGTGGTTCGTTGTTGAATTAATAAGGAGAAAGTCTTTGACTTGCGATCAGGTCACGCGGCCTGCAACATGgagtaaaatcaaagaaactGTAAGTTGCACGAGAACACAAACGAGACGCTCTGCGTAGAAGTGAAGTAAGGGAAAAGTTCAAAACTGTATTTCCACATTCGTCATTAAATCGCACTCATGTGCCTTTAAATGAAAGTTATTATACACAACGTACATTTAATAAGATACTAAATACTTTAATGTACCTCTCGCTGTTTCCTGTCTTTACATCCATATGCAGGTCTCCacatatcaacaaaaaaaaacgtgggaTTCAAAAGAACCTGAACTGGAATTTTGAACCGATCTCCTATTTTCAACCACCTGTAAATAGTCTGGTGCTTGGTGCATAGACATTTCTAATTCATGACCTACTTCTACATTATATTGGGCAAAGACTAACTcatttaatgattttaatatgCCCCATATTTACATCTTTATCTTTGTGTCCGATACAAACTTCTGAACTCGCACACAAAAGCAAAGTTATGAAGATGATTTGGGATGCAACGGAGTACTCTCactcaaattcattttcattcactgcaatttgtttttgaataacTTTGAATAGAACTTTGAATATTACTGGTAGTCATTCGTAGTGTGTCCGTTGGACGGCAGTGATTaataaccatgtgttcatatcaGCAACATGATGAGCAACAGTTTGCAGTTCATATCAACCGGAGGTCAAGTTTAACGCGAGGCGTTTGAGCTGATCCCCAAAACATGACTACATATTAACTATAGGGACAAGAACTGACTTTTCTCAAACCTGAGCTTGTTCTGCTGTGAATCTGGAGAATAATAACTCATCATAAGTGGGAAAACTGTGACGAGGAGGTTCTGAGGTCAAAACGTTGGAGAACAACATCATGAACTAAACAGACCCGAGAACTTAACGCTTCTGTCGGTGGATTCTCTTATAAATGATCGTGAGCGATATgaccaaaagtatgtggacacccgTTTTATCCAACCGTGtacttttgctgtttttttcgtgaaaaaatatgttgtgCTTTGAACTTTGTGTAAAGGCCCTTTAACTgtttcaacaacacaaataaataaatccctaaaaatgcttttaatatcatatttgtttcacttttatcACTATTACTTCTGCATATTTGTACATATAACATGAATTGCATATCTTTCTATAATGAAAGAGACATTCCTCCTCTTTTGAACTTTCTaagttttcctcttttcctccaacTGTACACAGGAtagctcaacaacaacaaaaaaatctacctGTGTCTGTATACTTTTGGCCATGTAGTGTGTTCTATTCCATTTGGGCAAAAGCAGAAGGATGAGTCGGTGTCACTGGAGTTTGACCTCGTGGACTCGTGGCTCCATATAAACCACATCAGATAAACCTGAAGCCTACGGCCccatcacccccatcacccccatcaccctcctccctctcctccgcctctgtATCACCTGCTCTGGTCCCAGTTGGCCGCGAACAGCACCAGGATCCTCCGGCCGTATCGGTCCAGGTTGGAGAGCACGCCGGGGAAGCCGTCCTTCAGCGCCTGCTTGATGCCCGGGTCCGTGGCCTTCAGGTTCTTGAACATGTCCAGGTTCTGCTGCCGGTACTCGAAGTACTGCGCCAGCAGGCGGAACGCCTCGAAGTGGTTGAACTTGCGCGCGCGCAGGAAGCGCAGGATGAACGCGTCGTCCGTGCGCAGGAAGCCGATGTCCGGCCGCGTGATGATCATGTCCCGCACCTCCTGGATGTCCTGGTGCAGCGTCTCCGGGTTCTCCTTCAGCTCCACCTTGGCCTTCTCCAGCGTCTCCGCAGACAGGCCGGCCTGTAAGTGAGTCATCGCTCGCAACAGCTGTCCCTCCgcgcggggaggaggaggaggaggaggaggaggaggaccccACCGCACCGAAACAACACAATCAACCCTTTCCTCCAGCAacaggggagtgtgtgtgtgtgtgtgtgtgtgttagattaTTTCTCCCTCAGACGAGGCCCTGCTGCCCTGTAGACGTAATCCACCCTGAACTGGCACAGATGCCGCTGCCGCTCTGGTGAATTACCAGCATATGGGCCAAACTCACTCTTTTACGCACGGACGCATTTCACTTCCACGCTCCCTCGCAGCAATTCAACTTTGTCCTATAATTCTTTTGCTTGTCTTGCCGCCGTGTGTATATGTCGTGAATCCAGGTGCCGAAGGGGCTTCAGGCGGCGGTACATCCAACCTGCTGCTGGTCCGGGCGGCCTGAGCTCGGGGCCGACGCGCAGCCGCTCGCCTCCATCatgtcaaaagagaaaaaaaaaaaacaacctctcgTCCTCTCGATTTCTTCTGTGGCACAATGAGGACGACAGCATCACCGTCTCCCCCCGGCGTCGCTCGCGGCGGCCAGGCAATGCGGCACACGACCCTGCAGCACCTgctatatcatcatcatcatcatcatcctcctccgcctcctccttcacAACGTATCTCCATCCGCCGACTgactggtgctgatgctgctgatgctgccgGTGCCGCCGTCGGTCGAGTCAGATGTGGCCGCTCGAGTCCGCGCGTCTACATCCCCCGTTCTAATCGTCACTGCTGCACGTCGTCACCATCGTCCACATCTGGCTGTGACGTTTTTGAAATGCCccaacatttaaagaaaagaaaatggaatatCCAGCAGCACAGGTGTCCTGCCGCcaggtttttttgttctccccCCTTCTGCCTCCCGGTTtctgggtttggtttttttttttgttgtttggagAAGGGTGGGGTGCGCGGGCTttaggg
This sequence is a window from Scophthalmus maximus strain ysfricsl-2021 chromosome 18, ASM2237912v1, whole genome shotgun sequence. Protein-coding genes within it:
- the clvs2 gene encoding clavesin-2, which produces MTHLQAGLSAETLEKAKVELKENPETLHQDIQEVRDMIITRPDIGFLRTDDAFILRFLRARKFNHFEAFRLLAQYFEYRQQNLDMFKNLKATDPGIKQALKDGFPGVLSNLDRYGRRILVLFAANWDQSRYTFVDILRAILLSLESMIEDPELQVNGFILIIDWSNFTFKQASKLTPSMLRLAIEGLQDSFPARFGGIHFVNQPWYIHALYTVIRPFLKDKTRKRIFMHGNNLNSLHQLIHPEILPSELGGMMPPYDMGTWARTLLDHAYDEETDYCPESYTLSVQDLERDLEKNLSPKTMKRSQSVVEPGVLKRPDKVKSGEDNMQPLLSLD